The Pirellulimonas nuda genome includes a region encoding these proteins:
- a CDS encoding IS110 family RNA-guided transposase, translating to MKDKNVIGIDVAKAKLDVFDSKTGRHTVVANTPEGVDALVRGVAPAKTLVVLEATGGYEGLLVEALERRGVDCAVVNPLHVRHFARGCGMVEKNDKLDARIIARFGEVVRPEPREAPSASEAKLKALVHRRDQALAHLGAERNRLQQTRDPETAEMIRQGVAFYRAQIREVDKRIARVLEQCPQLAAKSRVLQSCPGVGVATTATLLAELPELGRLNRGQVAKLVGVAPIAKDSGQKQGQRKTYAGRSMVRKVLYMAALVATRYNARMQAFYQRLLAKGKAKKSALVAVMRKLVVTLNLMVRNNETWSEPSLAIDNN from the coding sequence ATGAAAGACAAGAACGTGATCGGGATCGATGTCGCCAAGGCGAAGCTGGACGTGTTCGACTCTAAGACCGGCCGGCACACGGTCGTCGCCAACACCCCCGAAGGGGTCGACGCGCTGGTCCGCGGCGTCGCCCCGGCCAAGACACTGGTGGTGCTGGAAGCCACCGGCGGCTACGAGGGGCTGCTGGTCGAGGCGCTCGAGCGTCGGGGGGTCGACTGCGCGGTCGTCAACCCGCTGCACGTCCGCCACTTCGCACGGGGCTGCGGGATGGTGGAGAAGAACGACAAGCTCGACGCACGCATCATCGCCCGCTTCGGCGAGGTGGTGCGGCCCGAGCCGCGCGAGGCGCCCTCCGCGAGCGAGGCGAAGCTCAAGGCGCTCGTCCACCGCCGCGACCAGGCCCTCGCGCACCTGGGCGCCGAGCGCAACCGCCTGCAGCAGACGCGTGACCCCGAGACGGCGGAGATGATCCGCCAAGGGGTGGCGTTTTACCGGGCGCAGATCCGCGAGGTCGACAAGCGCATCGCGCGGGTCCTGGAGCAGTGCCCGCAGCTAGCGGCCAAGTCGCGGGTCCTGCAATCGTGCCCAGGCGTCGGCGTGGCGACCACCGCGACGCTCCTGGCCGAACTCCCCGAGCTGGGCCGCCTCAACCGGGGCCAGGTCGCCAAGCTGGTGGGGGTGGCGCCGATCGCTAAGGACAGCGGCCAGAAGCAGGGGCAACGCAAGACTTACGCGGGGAGGTCGATGGTCCGCAAGGTCCTGTACATGGCCGCCCTGGTCGCCACCCGTTACAACGCCCGCATGCAGGCGTTCTACCAACGGCTGCTGGCCAAGGGGAAAGCGAAGAAGTCCGCCCTGGTGGCAGTCATGCGCAAGCTGGTCGTCACGTTGAACCTGATGGTCCGAAACAACGAAACATGGAGCGAGCCGTCACTCGCTATTGACAACAATTAA
- a CDS encoding SDR family NAD(P)-dependent oxidoreductase: protein MRKIAGKRALVTGAASGIGRAIALRLAGEGARLFLVDIDRTSLAAVVEDARRLGVEAEGRVCDVADRNQITRVTQEAIERWAGVDILVNNVGVSYRGLTHEMPPEEVDRLLAINLHSHLQFTRELLPTLLLRQQAHILNVCSVLGLVGMPRVSVYCATKFALKGYSESLRAEYGRLGLGVTTLCPGFVETNLFKNAHTATPKQHVKPPPGYMCTTADRVARAAISGIKRNRDVVLVEWFARALHLWKRFSPFTMDAALRWGWRRRVRRGVKHGYKLSSDQPETIREWARAQAAQLESERNAA from the coding sequence ATGCGAAAAATCGCCGGCAAACGCGCTCTGGTGACCGGGGCCGCCTCGGGCATCGGCCGCGCCATCGCGCTGCGGCTCGCCGGCGAAGGCGCGCGCCTGTTCTTGGTAGACATCGACCGCACAAGTCTGGCCGCCGTGGTCGAAGACGCCCGCAGGCTCGGCGTCGAGGCCGAGGGACGCGTCTGCGATGTCGCCGACCGTAACCAGATCACGCGCGTCACGCAGGAAGCCATCGAGCGCTGGGCCGGCGTGGATATCTTGGTCAACAACGTCGGCGTCAGCTACCGCGGCCTCACGCACGAGATGCCCCCCGAAGAGGTCGACCGCCTGCTGGCGATCAACCTCCACTCCCACTTGCAGTTCACCCGCGAGCTGCTGCCGACCCTGCTGCTGCGGCAGCAGGCCCACATCCTGAACGTCTGCAGCGTGCTGGGGCTGGTGGGGATGCCGCGCGTGTCGGTCTACTGCGCCACCAAGTTTGCACTCAAGGGTTATAGTGAGTCGCTCCGCGCGGAGTACGGCCGGCTCGGGCTGGGGGTCACGACGCTCTGCCCCGGCTTCGTAGAAACCAACCTCTTCAAGAACGCCCACACCGCCACGCCGAAGCAACATGTTAAACCGCCGCCCGGTTACATGTGCACCACGGCCGACCGCGTGGCCCGCGCCGCCATCAGCGGCATCAAGCGGAACCGCGACGTGGTGCTGGTGGAATGGTTCGCCCGCGCGCTGCACCTGTGGAAGCGATTCTCGCCGTTCACGATGGACGCCGCGCTCCGCTGGGGCTGGCGCCGCCGCGTACGGCGCGGCGTGAAGCACGGCTACAAGCTCTCGTCCGACCAACCAGAAACCATCCGCGAGTGGGCCCGGGCCCAAGCTGCGCAGCTTGAGTCCGAACGCAACGCCGCGTAG
- a CDS encoding phytanoyl-CoA dioxygenase family protein encodes MNMHPKKRPLWQRVPIMGGLGGLWAYKALGLPTRVLPRDLKAVVRNWDHSMFAKIIGSGVNKAYIDQPCTFKMPKVIAPKASVAPEYQLSHDQLKQFYTNGFLGPFDAFTREQMQDFKQDLLAIENVPSETYGFATPRDRHFEMPRMWNYLKSPAITERVAQILGPDLLTWRSQIFYKGPKSPAIQWHQASTFMVEDYQDPAIFPKDRSEIFQLTVWIAVDDSTTENGALRFAERSHDRVRPIKFGGEEGFYNAAYSLEFKPEDYRCVEVPCRAGQFIIFTERCVHGSAANTTDRHRIAFNMRVIPTSIPVYTNKKHYRSVYNGGKYHLDKWGVCLLRGEDRYQLSRTVPPEKLDRGLPAPLKMAA; translated from the coding sequence ATGAACATGCACCCCAAAAAGCGTCCCCTGTGGCAGCGTGTGCCGATCATGGGCGGCCTCGGGGGTCTGTGGGCCTACAAGGCGCTTGGGCTGCCGACGCGGGTGCTGCCGCGCGACCTCAAGGCGGTCGTCCGCAACTGGGACCACAGCATGTTCGCCAAGATCATTGGCAGCGGGGTGAACAAGGCGTACATCGACCAGCCCTGCACGTTCAAGATGCCCAAGGTGATCGCCCCCAAGGCGAGCGTGGCGCCCGAGTACCAGCTCAGCCACGACCAGCTCAAGCAGTTCTACACCAACGGGTTCCTCGGCCCGTTCGACGCGTTCACGCGTGAGCAGATGCAGGACTTCAAGCAGGACCTGCTCGCGATCGAAAACGTGCCGTCGGAAACCTACGGCTTCGCCACGCCCCGCGACCGGCACTTCGAGATGCCGCGGATGTGGAACTACCTGAAATCGCCGGCCATCACCGAGCGGGTCGCCCAGATCCTGGGCCCCGACCTGCTGACGTGGCGGTCGCAGATCTTCTACAAGGGCCCCAAGTCGCCCGCCATCCAGTGGCACCAAGCCAGCACGTTCATGGTGGAGGACTACCAAGACCCCGCCATCTTCCCCAAGGACCGCAGCGAGATCTTCCAGCTCACCGTCTGGATAGCCGTGGACGACTCGACCACGGAGAACGGCGCCCTGCGATTCGCTGAGCGATCGCACGACCGCGTGCGGCCGATCAAGTTCGGCGGCGAAGAAGGCTTCTACAACGCCGCCTACTCGCTGGAGTTCAAGCCGGAGGACTACCGCTGCGTCGAGGTGCCGTGCCGCGCCGGGCAGTTCATCATCTTCACGGAGCGGTGCGTGCACGGCTCGGCGGCCAACACCACCGATCGGCACCGCATCGCGTTCAACATGCGGGTGATCCCGACCAGCATCCCCGTCTACACGAACAAAAAGCACTACCGCAGCGTCTACAACGGCGGCAAGTACCACCTCGACAAATGGGGCGTCTGCCTGCTCCGCGGCGAAGACCGCTACCAGCTCAGCCGCACTGTGCCGCCGGAGAAGCTCGACCGCGGACTGCCGGCGCCGTTGAAGATGGCCGCTTGA
- a CDS encoding vitamin K epoxide reductase family protein, with the protein MNPPSLIARIAWWLGWLVTAALLAGAASGAYSLVSADGGTPLAGCDVIAGGDCDAVLQSPWATWAGLPVSKLGFGLYCAFGAGWLLVPLGGPIGRIGWWLVDICVPAALGGAPWFIALQAVAVGHWCVWCLVVHACGVLAALLAILLRHAASRQAAPSRPVLANLLMTQPGSRTRPASQWFAAPPGLGVPTAIGVLGLVALVGVQIFYPPQRFEVLTDLPAELDFDLAADRPSTGPAIAQGGGFDSGPLAMDQADAQEQEDADSSPGVEGFTPPAIPAGPPRRPLGERVIQVLDGKLRLNAYDHPILGSPEAQYVVVEIMDYACSECRKTQPLIFEALQRFDGKVAVVVLPWPTDVLCNSYVKKPKPEGRGSCRLVQLAIAVARADPDAFAAYHAWLTRDPKKAAKFMSARIEAEKFVDVNSLRREYDDPKTEQLRQQYIELFAQLAQGRNLRLPCQIVGNSIVSGAPENLESLIEVWEKHLGIKASPAP; encoded by the coding sequence GTGAATCCTCCTTCATTAATCGCACGAATCGCTTGGTGGTTGGGCTGGCTGGTGACGGCGGCGCTGCTAGCGGGGGCCGCGTCCGGCGCGTACTCCCTCGTATCCGCCGACGGCGGGACGCCCCTGGCGGGCTGCGACGTAATCGCCGGCGGCGACTGCGACGCGGTGCTGCAGAGCCCCTGGGCCACCTGGGCCGGCCTGCCGGTCAGCAAGCTGGGTTTCGGCCTCTACTGCGCATTCGGGGCCGGCTGGCTGCTGGTGCCCCTGGGGGGCCCCATCGGCCGGATCGGCTGGTGGTTGGTCGACATCTGTGTCCCGGCGGCACTGGGGGGCGCCCCGTGGTTTATCGCCCTTCAGGCCGTGGCGGTTGGCCACTGGTGCGTCTGGTGCCTGGTGGTGCACGCCTGCGGCGTACTGGCGGCCCTGCTGGCGATCCTGCTGAGGCACGCAGCCTCGCGGCAAGCGGCCCCTTCCAGGCCTGTTCTGGCGAACCTGCTGATGACGCAGCCCGGGAGCCGAACTCGCCCCGCTTCGCAGTGGTTTGCGGCGCCCCCTGGATTGGGGGTTCCGACCGCGATCGGCGTGCTTGGGCTCGTGGCGCTGGTTGGGGTGCAGATCTTCTACCCCCCCCAACGGTTCGAGGTGCTAACCGACCTGCCGGCAGAACTAGATTTCGATCTAGCCGCCGATCGGCCCTCCACGGGCCCCGCGATCGCCCAGGGTGGGGGCTTCGACAGCGGGCCCCTCGCAATGGACCAGGCCGACGCGCAGGAGCAGGAAGACGCCGACTCCTCCCCCGGCGTGGAAGGCTTCACGCCCCCCGCGATCCCGGCCGGCCCCCCGCGCAGGCCGTTGGGCGAGCGGGTGATCCAGGTCCTAGACGGCAAGCTGCGGCTCAACGCGTACGATCATCCCATCCTCGGTTCGCCCGAGGCCCAGTACGTGGTCGTCGAGATCATGGACTACGCCTGTAGCGAGTGCCGCAAGACGCAGCCGCTGATCTTCGAGGCGCTGCAGCGGTTCGATGGCAAGGTCGCCGTCGTGGTGCTGCCGTGGCCGACCGACGTGCTGTGCAACTCATACGTGAAGAAGCCGAAGCCGGAAGGGCGGGGCTCGTGCCGGTTGGTGCAGTTGGCGATTGCCGTAGCGCGGGCAGACCCCGATGCGTTTGCCGCCTACCACGCCTGGCTGACGCGCGACCCGAAAAAGGCCGCGAAGTTTATGTCGGCGCGGATCGAAGCCGAGAAGTTCGTCGATGTAAACAGCTTGCGGCGCGAGTACGACGATCCCAAGACAGAGCAACTGCGGCAGCAGTACATCGAGCTGTTCGCCCAGTTGGCGCAGGGCCGCAACCTGCGTCTGCCGTGCCAGATCGTGGGCAACTCTATCGTGAGCGGCGCGCCGGAGAACCTGGAATCGCTGATCGAGGTATGGGAAAAGCACCTCGGAATCAAAGCGTCGCCCGCGCCGTGA
- a CDS encoding very short patch repair endonuclease, producing the protein MGKAPRNQSVARAVSPRPSAQRSETMRAVKSRDTGPELRVAELLRSAGVRYRRDVARLPGRPDFVIASAKTVVFVHGCFWHGHHCPRGARVPKQNRKYWQEKVARNRRRDRRVARQLRAEGYSVWTVWECRLKHEGLSKRLLTRLVAGPAN; encoded by the coding sequence ATGGGAAAAGCACCTCGGAATCAAAGCGTCGCCCGCGCCGTGAGCCCGCGCCCCTCCGCGCAGCGAAGCGAAACGATGCGCGCCGTGAAGAGCCGCGACACGGGGCCAGAACTGCGCGTGGCGGAGTTGCTGCGGTCGGCCGGCGTACGCTACCGGCGCGACGTGGCGCGGCTCCCCGGGCGGCCCGACTTTGTGATCGCCTCGGCCAAGACGGTGGTCTTCGTCCACGGCTGCTTCTGGCACGGCCACCACTGCCCGCGGGGCGCCCGCGTGCCGAAGCAAAACCGCAAGTACTGGCAAGAGAAGGTCGCCCGCAACCGTCGCCGCGACCGCCGGGTCGCCCGCCAGTTGCGGGCAGAGGGTTACTCTGTATGGACGGTGTGGGAGTGCCGGCTCAAACACGAGGGGCTCTCCAAGCGGTTGCTCACTCGACTTGTGGCGGGCCCAGCGAACTAG
- a CDS encoding DNA cytosine methyltransferase has protein sequence MPTLTQRPLFDVSPAPPPAPGRTAAEFFAGIGLARIGLEQAGWEVVLANDLDPSKQRLYEGHFGPSTHYLLEDVHRLAERPECVPDVSLAHASFPCTDLSLAGARRGLDSGQSSAFWGFHQLLEAMHDRRPPLVLLENVTGLLNSHGGRDLHALLRSLNRLGYAVDALVLDAAHFVPQSRPRLFVIGKRRAPRDRDLRPDTLAPSPTRPAKLIEAIRAAGDIDWSIAQLPEPPPYGAVRLESVLDDVPLDSPQWWSRDRAEYLLSQMSARHRCAADAMIGGKRWSYGTVFRRVRHGRSMAELRTDGLAGCLRTPKGGSGRQILFQAGDGEHHSRLLNADECARLMGAPGYRVTCRLNEALFGFGDAVCVPAVTWIAQHVLNPALEAR, from the coding sequence ATGCCCACACTCACTCAACGCCCGCTATTCGATGTCTCCCCGGCGCCCCCACCGGCGCCCGGGCGCACGGCGGCCGAATTCTTCGCCGGCATCGGATTGGCCAGGATCGGCCTGGAGCAAGCAGGCTGGGAAGTGGTGCTGGCCAACGACCTCGATCCCAGCAAGCAGCGGTTGTACGAGGGGCACTTCGGGCCATCGACGCACTACCTGCTGGAAGACGTGCATCGGCTCGCCGAGCGCCCCGAGTGCGTGCCCGATGTCTCGCTAGCGCACGCGTCGTTCCCCTGCACCGACCTCTCCCTGGCCGGCGCCCGGCGCGGACTCGACTCGGGGCAGTCGTCCGCCTTCTGGGGCTTTCACCAACTGCTGGAGGCGATGCACGACCGGCGCCCACCGCTGGTGCTGCTGGAGAACGTCACCGGTCTGCTCAATTCGCACGGCGGCCGCGACCTGCACGCCCTGCTCCGTTCGCTCAATCGGCTAGGCTACGCCGTCGATGCGCTCGTGCTCGACGCGGCCCACTTCGTCCCCCAGAGCCGGCCGCGGTTGTTTGTGATCGGCAAGCGGCGGGCGCCGCGCGACCGCGATCTCCGCCCCGACACGCTCGCCCCCTCCCCTACCCGACCCGCCAAGCTGATCGAGGCGATCCGCGCCGCCGGCGATATCGACTGGTCCATCGCTCAGCTCCCAGAGCCGCCACCGTATGGCGCCGTGCGGCTCGAGTCGGTGCTGGACGACGTGCCGCTCGACTCGCCGCAGTGGTGGAGCCGCGATCGGGCCGAGTACCTGCTGTCGCAGATGAGCGCCCGCCACCGCTGCGCGGCCGACGCCATGATCGGGGGCAAACGCTGGAGCTACGGCACGGTGTTCCGCCGTGTACGACACGGGCGGTCGATGGCGGAGCTGCGGACCGACGGGCTGGCCGGCTGCCTGCGGACCCCCAAGGGGGGGAGCGGTCGGCAGATCCTATTCCAGGCCGGCGATGGCGAGCACCACTCCCGCCTGCTGAACGCCGACGAGTGCGCCCGGCTGATGGGGGCGCCCGGCTACCGCGTCACCTGCCGGCTGAACGAGGCGCTGTTTGGCTTCGGCGACGCGGTGTGCGTGCCGGCGGTGACGTGGATCGCCCAACACGTGCTGAACCCGGCGCTCGAGGCTCGCTAG
- a CDS encoding serine/threonine protein kinase produces the protein MSQATLGGYELIKLLGEGSYGSVHKAQSLTTGEIVALKVLRSQAACNPSEQNRFVREITVLQKLNHPNIVRHIDCGIDHDQIYSVMEYIDALTLKHSLAKLHVLSWRNAARIAGQVALGLAHAHDRGVIHRDLKPANLFLSSGGMVKIGDFGLARDTKLHALTLHGQVLGTPRYIPPEQVTHPDQVTFAADLYALGVILFEMLTGGLPFRGRSQGELLRQHVSNAPPNLLELAPATPPALALLVDRLLAKSPADRPASALLVSEELRAIIKSDAPDAKATMGLADLAALDVLEQSASLVLKKGPPDAPA, from the coding sequence GTGAGCCAAGCGACGCTCGGCGGATACGAGCTGATCAAGCTGCTGGGCGAGGGCTCCTACGGGTCGGTCCACAAGGCTCAATCACTCACGACCGGAGAGATTGTTGCGCTCAAGGTGCTGCGCTCGCAAGCGGCCTGCAACCCTTCGGAGCAGAACCGCTTCGTCCGCGAGATTACGGTACTGCAGAAGCTCAACCACCCGAACATCGTCCGTCACATCGACTGCGGCATCGACCACGATCAGATCTACTCCGTGATGGAGTACATCGACGCGCTGACGCTCAAGCACTCGCTAGCGAAGCTGCACGTGCTCTCTTGGCGGAATGCTGCGCGGATCGCTGGTCAGGTGGCGCTCGGTCTGGCGCACGCGCACGACCGCGGTGTGATCCACCGCGACCTGAAGCCGGCCAACCTGTTCTTGTCGTCGGGCGGGATGGTGAAGATCGGCGACTTCGGGCTCGCCCGCGACACCAAGCTGCACGCGCTCACGCTCCACGGCCAGGTGCTGGGAACGCCGCGTTACATCCCGCCGGAGCAGGTGACCCACCCCGACCAGGTGACGTTTGCGGCCGACCTCTACGCCCTGGGAGTGATTCTGTTTGAGATGCTCACCGGTGGCCTGCCGTTCCGGGGCCGATCTCAGGGAGAGCTGCTCCGGCAGCACGTGTCGAACGCGCCACCCAACCTGCTCGAGCTGGCGCCGGCCACGCCGCCAGCGCTCGCGTTGCTGGTCGATCGCCTGCTCGCCAAGTCGCCCGCCGACCGCCCCGCCAGCGCTCTGTTGGTTTCGGAGGAGCTGCGCGCAATCATCAAGAGCGACGCGCCGGACGCCAAGGCGACCATGGGCCTGGCGGACCTAGCGGCGCTGGACGTCCTTGAACAGAGCGCGTCGCTGGTGCTCAAGAAGGGCCCGCCGGACGCCCCCGCCTAG
- a CDS encoding Rho termination factor N-terminal domain-containing protein, protein MPRAWCDKDERQYEHVKQSVQERGKSEDRAEEIAARTVNKQRRNEGRTPNRTTQGTGNPNTAYEDRTVDELRNLAADLGIEGRSKLNKPSLIEAIRARR, encoded by the coding sequence ATGCCGCGTGCATGGTGCGATAAGGACGAAAGGCAGTACGAGCACGTCAAGCAGAGCGTGCAGGAGCGTGGCAAGTCGGAGGATCGCGCCGAGGAAATCGCGGCCCGCACCGTAAATAAACAGCGTCGGAATGAGGGCCGCACCCCCAACCGGACGACCCAAGGAACCGGAAACCCCAACACGGCGTACGAAGACCGCACCGTCGACGAGCTGAGAAACCTGGCGGCAGATCTGGGCATCGAGGGGCGCAGCAAGCTCAACAAGCCGTCGTTGATTGAGGCGATCCGCGCCCGGCGGTGA
- a CDS encoding DUF421 domain-containing protein, translating into MIEFDLQRIFLGDKPLWFLLEVAFRTIVIFGYTLVLLRWMGKRGMGNLTPFEFAIIIALGSAVGDPMFYDDVPLLHTMLVIALIVGMQQLLSVMTEKHPRIERALMSSPRLLVYQGTINCDNLHCEELSCEDLFQALREQGVRQLGEVELAFLEPSGKLSVLRFASPRAGLSVLPTSPDGGPPDPDPAPGLQSCRRCGLTRRRGGATEPSCPSCHAMEWTTSVMPADKE; encoded by the coding sequence ATGATCGAATTTGACCTGCAACGCATCTTCCTCGGCGACAAACCGCTGTGGTTCTTATTGGAGGTGGCGTTCCGCACGATCGTGATCTTCGGCTACACGCTGGTGTTGTTGCGCTGGATGGGCAAGCGTGGCATGGGGAACCTCACCCCGTTTGAGTTTGCCATCATCATCGCGCTTGGGTCGGCCGTTGGCGACCCGATGTTCTACGACGACGTCCCACTGCTGCACACGATGCTGGTGATCGCGTTGATCGTGGGCATGCAGCAACTGCTCTCTGTTATGACCGAGAAGCACCCGCGGATCGAACGCGCCCTGATGAGCAGCCCCAGGTTGCTGGTCTACCAAGGGACGATTAATTGCGACAACCTGCACTGCGAAGAGCTGTCGTGTGAAGACCTGTTCCAGGCCCTACGCGAACAGGGGGTCCGGCAGCTAGGGGAGGTCGAGTTGGCCTTCTTGGAGCCCTCGGGGAAGCTGAGCGTTCTGCGCTTCGCGAGCCCACGGGCGGGGCTCTCCGTACTGCCCACCTCACCGGACGGAGGCCCGCCCGACCCCGACCCGGCTCCGGGCTTGCAGAGCTGCCGCCGCTGCGGGCTGACGCGCCGGCGCGGCGGGGCGACCGAGCCGTCGTGCCCCTCCTGCCATGCCATGGAATGGACGACGTCGGTAATGCCCGCCGACAAAGAATGA
- a CDS encoding DUF1559 domain-containing protein, with amino-acid sequence MRTAPTRSASGFTLVELLVVIAIIGLLIALLLPAVQAAREAARRTQCGSQLKQLGLALHNFEGAQRKLPPGYASLSRTTPPSPLRDPQTWDAPPGWGWTAYLLPYLEETATADQIDYDVPLWAPRHKPAILATIPTLLCPSDPGPKNPFLVVDAAGAPVTIAGTTVEVGRSNYVASHGQESCWGECGATPTTLVFTNIYTSQTKEITHNGDVSVVADGPFFRNSDVRFREVTDGLSKTIFLGEHAAELSDKTWVGVVPGGSTPPRFTTPENGADAAATLVLVHGGPSGGELDITGLPIIHPVNYPTYHVGQMYATHPGGGNVCLGDASTRFVSDDVDLILWAEMSSIAEEEVLEKEL; translated from the coding sequence ATGCGAACAGCGCCCACCCGATCTGCCAGCGGCTTCACCTTGGTAGAGCTGCTGGTGGTGATCGCCATCATCGGGCTGCTGATCGCGCTGCTGCTGCCGGCGGTGCAAGCCGCCCGCGAGGCGGCCCGACGGACGCAGTGCGGCAGCCAGCTCAAGCAGCTCGGCCTGGCGCTCCACAACTTCGAGGGCGCCCAGCGAAAGCTGCCGCCGGGGTACGCATCGCTCTCGCGCACCACACCCCCGTCGCCGCTCCGCGACCCGCAGACCTGGGACGCGCCCCCCGGCTGGGGGTGGACCGCCTACCTGCTCCCCTACCTGGAAGAAACAGCGACCGCCGACCAGATCGACTACGACGTGCCGCTATGGGCGCCGCGGCACAAGCCGGCCATCCTCGCCACGATCCCGACGCTGCTCTGCCCGTCCGACCCCGGACCGAAGAACCCGTTCCTCGTGGTCGATGCCGCCGGCGCCCCTGTTACGATCGCTGGAACCACGGTCGAGGTCGGCCGGTCGAACTACGTCGCTAGCCACGGGCAAGAATCGTGCTGGGGCGAGTGCGGCGCCACCCCCACGACGCTGGTGTTCACCAATATTTACACGAGCCAGACAAAAGAGATCACCCACAACGGCGACGTTTCTGTGGTTGCCGATGGGCCGTTCTTCCGCAACTCGGACGTGCGCTTCCGCGAAGTGACCGATGGCCTATCAAAGACGATCTTTCTCGGTGAGCACGCCGCGGAGCTGAGCGACAAGACCTGGGTCGGCGTCGTCCCCGGCGGCTCGACGCCGCCGCGTTTCACCACCCCCGAGAACGGCGCCGACGCCGCGGCGACGCTGGTGCTGGTGCACGGTGGGCCGTCTGGCGGCGAGCTCGACATCACCGGGCTGCCGATCATCCACCCCGTGAACTACCCCACCTACCACGTCGGCCAGATGTACGCCACGCACCCGGGGGGAGGCAACGTCTGCTTGGGAGACGCCTCGACCCGGTTCGTCAGCGACGACGTCGACCTGATCCTGTGGGCAGAAATGTCGAGCATCGCAGAAGAAGAAGTCTTGGAGAAAGAGCTATGA
- the mntR gene encoding manganese-binding transcriptional regulator MntR has translation MPDPSPSADAHRRTRRDHAAETAEDYVEAIDDLTQEAGVCRVVDLAKRFAVSHVTVTRTVTRLVRDGLAETEPYAPIRLTPKGKRLASAARKRHGIVLDFLRAIGVREGVALIDAEGIEHHVSAETLRRFAELTLQLRSAGNEKVSAH, from the coding sequence ATGCCCGACCCCTCCCCTTCCGCCGACGCCCACCGCCGCACCCGCCGCGACCACGCCGCGGAAACCGCCGAAGACTACGTCGAAGCGATCGACGACCTCACCCAAGAGGCGGGCGTCTGCCGCGTGGTCGATCTCGCCAAACGCTTCGCCGTGAGCCACGTTACCGTCACCCGCACGGTGACCAGGCTCGTACGAGACGGCCTGGCCGAGACGGAGCCCTACGCCCCGATCCGGTTGACTCCCAAAGGGAAGCGTCTCGCGTCCGCGGCGCGAAAGCGCCACGGCATCGTGCTTGACTTTTTGCGGGCGATCGGGGTCCGCGAGGGGGTGGCGCTGATCGACGCCGAAGGGATCGAGCACCACGTGAGCGCCGAAACGCTTAGGCGGTTCGCGGAGCTGACCCTGCAGCTCCGAAGCGCAGGAAACGAGAAGGTCTCAGCCCACTAG
- the larE gene encoding ATP-dependent sacrificial sulfur transferase LarE: protein MNNAPAAPRDPADLARRLTDTLKGYGSCAVAFSAGVDSTVVVKAACLALGERGVAVTGVGPALAQSELADARRLAAQVGVRHIEVPTDESQQPGYIRNAPDRCFHCKTELYTHVERVAQELGLAVLCNGANSDDLGDYRPGMQAARDFEVRSPLVECGMTKADVRALAKHWDLSVWDKPAAPCLASRIAYGVQVTPERLGMIEQAERYVRSLGATDLRVRLHPGELARIEVPADEIARLCAHLVRTELAQRFRDIGFSAVTIDLEGLRSGNLNELIEITLSS from the coding sequence GTGAACAACGCCCCCGCCGCCCCCCGCGACCCGGCCGACCTGGCGCGCCGGCTGACCGACACGCTCAAGGGCTACGGCTCGTGCGCCGTGGCGTTCTCCGCCGGGGTCGACAGCACCGTCGTGGTCAAGGCGGCCTGCCTGGCGCTAGGCGAGCGGGGGGTGGCGGTGACGGGCGTGGGTCCCGCGCTGGCCCAGAGCGAGCTGGCCGATGCGCGCCGCCTTGCGGCCCAAGTCGGCGTCCGGCACATCGAGGTTCCCACAGACGAATCGCAGCAGCCGGGCTACATCCGCAACGCGCCGGACCGCTGCTTCCACTGCAAGACCGAGCTGTACACCCACGTCGAGCGCGTCGCGCAAGAGCTCGGCCTGGCCGTGCTGTGCAACGGCGCCAACTCCGACGATCTAGGTGACTACCGCCCGGGGATGCAAGCGGCCCGCGACTTCGAGGTCCGCAGCCCGCTGGTCGAGTGCGGCATGACCAAGGCCGACGTCCGCGCCCTCGCCAAGCACTGGGACCTGTCTGTCTGGGACAAGCCGGCCGCGCCCTGCCTTGCGAGCCGGATCGCTTACGGCGTGCAGGTCACCCCAGAGAGGCTCGGGATGATCGAACAGGCAGAACGCTACGTCCGTTCGTTGGGGGCGACCGATTTGCGCGTTCGCCTGCACCCCGGTGAGCTGGCGCGGATCGAGGTCCCCGCGGACGAGATTGCGCGGCTGTGCGCTCATCTGGTGCGTACGGAATTGGCGCAACGTTTCCGCGATATCGGCTTTTCTGCCGTGACGATCGACCTCGAAGGGCTGCGGTCGGGGAATCTGAATGAGCTGATCGAGATCACCCTGAGTTCGTAG